In Myxococcaceae bacterium JPH2, the following are encoded in one genomic region:
- a CDS encoding phasin family protein, translating into MDNKPEAPREKHPVAETFERIWSQALLAVNTAEEEASRAVQRVASVAGWSQDEVKRQAREWTERLTGHRKDLEHNVEDRVRTALSRLKLPRREELQAFGSRLERLAARIQDLEHRK; encoded by the coding sequence ATGGACAACAAGCCCGAGGCCCCCCGAGAGAAGCACCCGGTTGCCGAGACGTTCGAGCGCATCTGGAGCCAGGCGCTCCTCGCGGTGAACACCGCGGAAGAAGAGGCCTCGCGGGCCGTCCAGCGGGTGGCGTCCGTGGCGGGGTGGAGCCAGGACGAGGTGAAGCGGCAGGCGCGGGAGTGGACCGAGCGCCTGACGGGGCACCGCAAGGACCTGGAGCACAACGTGGAGGACCGGGTACGCACGGCCCTGTCGCGGCTGAAGCTGCCCCGGCGCGAGGAACTCCAGGCGTTTGGCAGCCGGTTGGAGCGACTGGCCGCGCGAATCCAGGACCTGGAGCACCGCAAGTGA
- a CDS encoding lytic transglycosylase domain-containing protein: MTTSSASGGRSLGSRFFERLHALSSGCSRLPMLAGVALVVSARVVPLLEDPSAQPMVPEAVVAESVSPEGALIDVVLAKRAPDLGLTLRRRLGQAIDEESRRTGYDPLLVLALIDVESDFEEEALSEKGARGLMQIKPSTLHFLAEKEGLRLSREEVMSDPALCLRLGIRYLRTLQDRFGGDLDLALMAYNAGPTRIRDAMKAGDLDRFRRYPRAVRRDFRRFREGHGLGGDWALAQRELPTTGEPEPTTAP; the protein is encoded by the coding sequence GTGACGACCTCTTCCGCCTCGGGCGGGAGGTCCTTGGGGTCACGGTTTTTCGAGCGACTCCATGCCCTGAGTTCAGGTTGTTCCCGCCTGCCCATGCTGGCGGGTGTGGCGCTCGTGGTGTCAGCGCGGGTGGTCCCGCTCCTGGAGGACCCGTCGGCGCAGCCGATGGTCCCTGAGGCGGTGGTGGCCGAGTCGGTGTCTCCCGAGGGGGCGCTCATCGACGTCGTCCTCGCCAAGCGGGCGCCGGACCTGGGGCTCACCCTGCGCCGTCGGCTCGGGCAGGCCATTGACGAGGAGTCTCGTCGCACGGGGTATGATCCGCTGCTGGTGCTCGCGCTCATCGACGTCGAGTCCGACTTCGAGGAGGAAGCCCTCTCCGAGAAGGGAGCGCGCGGGCTGATGCAGATCAAGCCCAGCACGCTGCACTTCCTGGCGGAGAAGGAGGGGCTGCGACTGTCCCGCGAGGAGGTGATGTCCGATCCGGCGCTGTGCCTCCGGTTGGGCATTCGCTACCTGAGGACGCTGCAGGACCGCTTCGGCGGAGACCTGGACCTGGCGCTCATGGCCTACAACGCGGGCCCTACCCGAATCCGCGATGCCATGAAGGCCGGGGACCTGGACCGGTTCCGGCGCTATCCCCGCGCTGTTCGGCGTGACTTCCGGCGGTTCCGCGAGGGCCATGGCCTGGGCGGCGACTGGGCGCTGGCCCAGCGAGAGCTGCCCACGACGGGGGAGCCCGAGCCCACCACGGCCCCCTGA
- a CDS encoding social motility and stimulation tgl protein produces MFTIDERYRGLPASREQVLALHTPLNTPHVAIPGKQAGAAQAFVVGLRGGQGAGVFIYLYLADAEDCAVYVSGRRIQNAEEFREDESDALAFLESLGFMMDNANWRAMATAQQDELLRTLPVFFKDPKHVPAVKARAEEKRNVATTLGRFLAAF; encoded by the coding sequence GTGTTCACCATCGACGAGCGCTACCGAGGACTGCCCGCCAGCCGCGAGCAGGTCCTCGCCCTGCACACCCCGCTCAACACGCCGCATGTGGCCATCCCCGGCAAGCAGGCTGGGGCCGCCCAGGCCTTCGTGGTGGGGCTGCGCGGAGGGCAGGGCGCGGGCGTGTTCATCTACCTGTACCTGGCGGATGCCGAGGACTGCGCCGTCTACGTGTCGGGCCGGCGCATCCAGAACGCAGAGGAGTTCCGCGAGGACGAGAGCGATGCGCTCGCGTTCCTGGAGTCGCTGGGCTTCATGATGGACAACGCCAACTGGCGCGCGATGGCGACGGCGCAGCAGGACGAGTTGCTGCGGACGCTCCCGGTGTTCTTCAAGGATCCGAAGCACGTGCCCGCGGTCAAGGCGCGCGCCGAGGAGAAGCGCAACGTGGCCACCACCTTGGGTCGTTTCCTGGCGGCCTTCTGA
- the tgl gene encoding social motility TPR repeat lipoprotein Tgl: MPRIFLACSLAVAVALAGCVHVPTEKERNSSQIHFDLGVQQQQNGDVQDALREFQKALEYDPENAEAHNAMGVLLHLAFRRPAEAKEQYEEALKLRPTFSEARTNLANVELDQGRYDQAIKLYEEVLNDMLYATPFIAQGNLGWAQYKKGETEKALQSIKSAVTLNPNFCLGYKNLGLIYDETGRTEDACRQFGRYRENCPEVADAYLREGVCQAKLGQVDAAKQAFSQCEAKAKASEQGLKDDCHRLLGHL, translated from the coding sequence ATGCCTCGCATCTTCCTCGCCTGTTCTCTCGCTGTGGCGGTCGCGCTCGCTGGTTGCGTGCATGTCCCCACCGAGAAGGAACGCAACAGCTCGCAGATCCACTTCGATCTGGGCGTGCAGCAGCAGCAGAACGGCGACGTTCAGGACGCGCTGCGCGAGTTCCAGAAGGCGCTCGAGTACGACCCCGAGAACGCGGAGGCGCACAACGCGATGGGCGTCCTTCTGCACCTCGCCTTCCGGCGGCCGGCGGAGGCCAAGGAGCAGTACGAAGAGGCGCTCAAGCTGCGGCCGACGTTCTCGGAGGCGCGCACGAACCTGGCCAACGTCGAGCTGGATCAGGGCCGGTATGATCAGGCCATCAAGCTCTACGAAGAGGTCCTCAACGACATGCTCTACGCGACGCCGTTCATCGCGCAGGGCAACCTGGGGTGGGCCCAGTACAAGAAGGGCGAGACGGAGAAGGCCCTGCAGAGCATCAAGTCGGCCGTGACGCTCAACCCGAACTTCTGCCTGGGCTACAAGAACCTCGGCCTCATCTACGACGAGACGGGGCGCACCGAGGACGCGTGCCGGCAGTTCGGCCGATACCGGGAGAACTGCCCGGAGGTCGCGGACGCGTACCTGCGCGAGGGCGTCTGCCAGGCGAAGTTGGGGCAGGTGGATGCCGCGAAGCAGGCCTTCTCGCAGTGCGAGGCCAAGGCCAAGGCCAGCGAGCAGGGGCTGAAGGACGATTGCCACCGCCTGCTGGGTCACCTCTAG
- a CDS encoding helix-turn-helix domain-containing protein: MDHVDFGKYLSQQRELRGLSREEVSRATKIPPSLVAALEAGQVERLPARVFVLNYIRAYAQVIGLSPEEAVLRYEEVDKAVPAPAPAQLERERRKRAYVSLAALVVLVLAGVYLFLVLTGKLPSPLRR; encoded by the coding sequence GTGGACCACGTCGACTTTGGCAAGTACCTGAGCCAGCAGCGCGAGCTGCGGGGGTTGTCGCGCGAGGAGGTCTCGCGTGCGACGAAGATTCCCCCGAGCCTGGTCGCGGCGTTGGAAGCAGGGCAGGTGGAGCGCCTGCCCGCGCGCGTGTTCGTGCTGAACTACATCCGGGCGTATGCGCAGGTCATCGGTTTGTCTCCCGAGGAGGCCGTGCTGCGCTACGAGGAGGTGGACAAGGCCGTGCCCGCGCCCGCTCCGGCTCAGCTCGAACGCGAGCGGCGCAAGCGGGCCTACGTGAGCCTGGCCGCGCTCGTGGTGCTCGTCCTCGCGGGCGTGTACCTGTTCCTCGTGTTGACCGGGAAGCTTCCCTCGCCACTGAGGCGTTGA
- the recO gene encoding DNA repair protein RecO, giving the protein MERYVDEALVLSTTDYGDSDRLVTVLTREHGKLTAFAAGARKSKRRFAGALEPFMRLRIHVVETRGTTVRLDAADIVAGYYAARDDLSLIARALYAVELCRELTREHEPQAELFTLLEEYLVRLNAKEAGPTSLLAFELSVLAHAGLMPRFDSCSLCGGIPGERPRFDQEHGGAVCEPCGGRARESVAVPVALLSGLRALQEGQRTPLPADLRARARGLLNVFISHHLGRRLKSVDFMAQVGLD; this is encoded by the coding sequence ATGGAGCGCTACGTCGACGAAGCACTGGTCCTGTCCACGACGGACTATGGAGACTCGGATCGGCTGGTGACCGTGCTGACGCGCGAGCACGGGAAGCTGACCGCGTTCGCCGCGGGGGCACGCAAGAGCAAGCGACGGTTCGCGGGCGCGCTCGAGCCGTTCATGCGCCTTCGCATCCATGTCGTGGAGACGCGAGGGACGACGGTCCGGCTGGACGCGGCGGACATCGTCGCGGGGTACTACGCGGCCCGTGACGACCTGTCCCTCATCGCGCGCGCTCTCTACGCGGTGGAGCTGTGCCGCGAGCTGACCCGAGAGCACGAACCGCAGGCTGAACTCTTCACGCTGCTGGAGGAGTACCTGGTCCGGCTGAACGCGAAGGAGGCGGGCCCCACCTCGCTGCTGGCGTTCGAGCTGTCGGTCCTGGCGCATGCGGGGCTGATGCCTCGGTTCGATTCCTGCTCGCTGTGCGGGGGGATTCCGGGCGAGCGTCCTCGGTTTGATCAAGAGCACGGCGGCGCCGTCTGCGAGCCGTGTGGTGGTCGGGCTCGCGAGTCCGTGGCGGTCCCCGTGGCGCTGCTGTCTGGGCTGCGTGCCTTGCAAGAGGGCCAGCGCACGCCGCTGCCCGCGGACCTTCGGGCCCGAGCGCGAGGACTGCTCAACGTCTTCATCTCCCATCACCTGGGCCGGCGCTTGAAGAGCGTGGACTTCATGGCGCAGGTGGGGCTCGACTAG
- a CDS encoding carbohydrate kinase: protein MSDAGPLDVVCVGETLVDFLPAAAGRAVRDVESWHPCSGGSPANVAVGLARLGLRSAMVGVVGADEFGHFLRERLAAEGVDISHLRQVTEARTGLVFISLDAKGERTFTFFRTRSAEFLLGRADVDPTFLSRGRVVHCGSNSLLLPEAREAMVTILETARAAGRIVSCDPNLRLHAWEDPSELKALLGKLLPLCSVVKLSEEEISFCTGAATPEDALAALSAMGVRLPVVTLGERGVVFLWNGEQVHVPAPRVDVVDTTGAGDGFVAGLLHGLVRWYGTPGALAQATRAELESLCTFACAVGAQVVTRLGAVAALPRVSEVAAWLTRRPPPAG, encoded by the coding sequence ATGAGCGACGCGGGGCCGCTGGACGTGGTGTGCGTGGGGGAGACCCTGGTGGACTTCCTCCCCGCGGCGGCGGGGCGCGCGGTGCGGGACGTGGAGTCCTGGCACCCGTGCTCCGGAGGCTCTCCCGCCAACGTCGCGGTGGGGCTCGCGAGGCTCGGACTTCGCTCGGCGATGGTAGGCGTGGTGGGCGCGGATGAGTTCGGGCACTTCCTTCGGGAGCGGCTGGCCGCGGAGGGCGTGGACATCAGTCACCTGCGACAGGTGACCGAGGCGCGCACGGGGCTGGTGTTCATCTCCCTGGATGCGAAGGGGGAGCGCACCTTCACGTTCTTCCGGACGCGCTCCGCGGAGTTCCTGCTCGGACGCGCGGATGTAGACCCCACGTTCCTCTCTCGTGGGAGGGTGGTTCACTGTGGCTCGAACTCGCTGCTGTTGCCCGAGGCGCGCGAGGCCATGGTCACCATCCTCGAGACGGCGCGGGCCGCGGGCCGCATCGTGAGCTGCGATCCCAACCTGCGCCTGCATGCGTGGGAGGATCCGAGCGAACTGAAGGCGCTGCTCGGAAAGCTGTTGCCGCTGTGCTCGGTGGTGAAGCTGTCCGAGGAGGAGATCTCCTTCTGCACCGGCGCGGCGACGCCCGAGGACGCGCTGGCGGCGCTGTCCGCCATGGGCGTGCGACTGCCCGTGGTGACGCTGGGCGAGCGCGGCGTCGTCTTCCTCTGGAACGGGGAGCAGGTTCATGTCCCGGCCCCGCGCGTGGACGTGGTGGACACCACGGGCGCGGGCGATGGCTTCGTGGCGGGGCTCCTGCACGGACTGGTGCGTTGGTACGGAACGCCTGGAGCGCTCGCGCAGGCGACGCGCGCGGAGCTGGAGTCGCTCTGCACGTTCGCGTGCGCGGTGGGCGCTCAGGTGGTGACCCGCCTGGGCGCCGTGGCCGCGCTCCCTCGCGTCAGCGAAGTGGCGGCGTGGCTGACTCGCCGTCCGCCTCCCGCTGGGTAA
- a CDS encoding protein kinase codes for MSTQGGAGADPDRGRRIGKYEILTRLSMGGMAELFLAFTSGPGGFRKFVAVKQILPDIKKDDQFVKMFLDEARITAAFSHANIGQVFDLGEEDGELYLAMEFLPGQNLEQVVKAAARKGQPLPVGFSARVLRDSCLGLHYAHHFTDPAGKPVAVVHRDVSPKNVMITYDGVVKVIDFGIAKARGKLGRTQVGTVKGTSGYMSPEQVRNQALDGRSDLFSAGVMLHELLTGQRLFNGPHEAAVMMQIVSDEIPSPRSVNPGVPEALDAVVMRALARDSSKRFATCREMARAIDAALGSELFDEDGMVAVMGELFEEKRQKTRTLLELASRAEDARVSEAAGALQQDDGTDGAASAKAPPRPRLTPDVPSDSNTPTRSLPARRPEPAHAPRTGRTVDTSPGTRTPRPAGADAAAPARAPRGDSTPEGAPSRTPRPRLVAKPEADETSAQTGVEEALNEPSDLQTQRFKSRPPRPGATPARSGRSAGARSDTPRETPASGKQGSGWLGKIVWLGIIAGLGVLVSREPVRKMFVPAYESAKKWVKDELDPPAPQDPTADAKWPPAPRSGPPATFVQHEAPAAEPTPPPPAPAEPPAKVEEPVVEEKKDTKAATASKGTRATKESASPAHRPGTPEDAVAAKGKRGRPATPEAPAPQRTPAEEPVTTVTQNPDGMAQVLDTRTSKGAAKAGLGWLTLSTLPLHAAVFDGSTQLGTTPLQKFPLPVGTYRLRVVDPASSEGASKLLSAPIRPGEVTKLQIRLADLPNYAD; via the coding sequence ATGAGTACGCAGGGAGGCGCCGGAGCTGATCCCGATCGGGGGCGGCGCATTGGAAAATACGAGATTCTCACCCGCCTCTCGATGGGGGGAATGGCGGAGCTGTTCCTGGCCTTCACCTCGGGGCCCGGCGGCTTCCGCAAGTTCGTCGCGGTGAAGCAGATCCTCCCGGACATCAAGAAGGACGACCAGTTCGTCAAGATGTTCCTGGATGAGGCGCGCATCACCGCGGCGTTCTCCCACGCCAACATCGGACAGGTTTTCGATCTGGGCGAGGAGGACGGCGAGCTGTACCTCGCCATGGAGTTCCTGCCCGGCCAGAACCTCGAGCAGGTGGTGAAGGCGGCCGCTCGCAAGGGCCAGCCGCTCCCTGTCGGGTTCTCGGCGCGCGTGCTGCGCGACTCGTGCCTGGGGCTGCATTACGCGCACCACTTCACGGATCCCGCCGGCAAGCCCGTGGCGGTGGTGCACCGCGACGTCTCGCCGAAGAACGTGATGATCACCTACGACGGTGTCGTGAAGGTGATCGACTTCGGTATCGCGAAGGCACGCGGGAAGCTCGGTCGCACGCAGGTGGGGACGGTGAAGGGGACCAGCGGCTACATGTCCCCGGAGCAGGTTCGCAACCAGGCGTTGGACGGCCGCAGCGATCTGTTCTCCGCGGGCGTGATGCTGCATGAGCTGCTGACGGGCCAGCGTCTCTTCAACGGGCCTCACGAAGCCGCGGTGATGATGCAGATCGTGAGCGACGAGATTCCCTCGCCTCGCTCGGTCAATCCCGGGGTGCCCGAGGCGCTGGACGCGGTGGTGATGCGCGCGCTCGCGCGGGATTCCTCCAAGCGCTTCGCCACGTGCCGCGAGATGGCGCGCGCCATCGATGCCGCGCTGGGCTCGGAGCTGTTCGACGAAGACGGCATGGTGGCCGTCATGGGCGAACTCTTCGAGGAGAAGCGCCAGAAGACGCGCACGCTCCTGGAACTGGCCAGCCGGGCCGAGGATGCCCGCGTCAGCGAGGCCGCCGGCGCGCTTCAGCAGGACGATGGCACGGACGGCGCCGCGTCGGCGAAGGCCCCGCCACGCCCACGGCTCACGCCGGATGTCCCCTCGGACTCCAACACGCCGACGCGCAGCCTGCCCGCGCGTCGCCCCGAGCCTGCCCACGCGCCTCGAACGGGGCGCACGGTCGATACGTCCCCAGGCACGCGGACGCCTCGCCCGGCAGGCGCGGATGCCGCGGCGCCCGCGCGCGCGCCTCGGGGGGACAGTACTCCCGAGGGGGCCCCGTCACGGACTCCGCGCCCACGGCTCGTCGCGAAGCCCGAGGCAGACGAGACCTCCGCGCAGACGGGTGTCGAGGAAGCCCTCAACGAGCCGAGCGACCTGCAGACGCAGCGCTTCAAGTCTCGGCCACCGCGGCCCGGTGCGACGCCCGCGCGGTCGGGGCGCTCTGCTGGCGCGCGCAGCGACACGCCACGAGAGACGCCGGCGAGTGGCAAGCAGGGCTCGGGTTGGCTTGGAAAGATTGTCTGGCTGGGCATCATCGCGGGCTTGGGCGTGCTCGTGTCGCGCGAGCCCGTGCGCAAGATGTTCGTGCCCGCCTATGAGTCCGCGAAGAAGTGGGTGAAGGACGAGCTGGATCCGCCCGCGCCTCAGGACCCCACGGCGGACGCGAAGTGGCCGCCAGCACCCCGCAGCGGTCCTCCCGCCACCTTCGTCCAGCACGAGGCCCCGGCCGCCGAGCCGACGCCGCCACCTCCCGCCCCGGCCGAGCCGCCCGCCAAGGTCGAGGAGCCCGTCGTCGAGGAGAAGAAGGACACCAAGGCCGCCACCGCGAGCAAGGGGACGCGCGCAACCAAGGAGAGCGCCAGCCCCGCGCATCGTCCGGGGACGCCGGAGGACGCGGTCGCGGCCAAGGGCAAGCGAGGTCGCCCGGCGACTCCCGAGGCGCCCGCGCCTCAGCGCACGCCCGCGGAGGAGCCCGTCACCACCGTGACGCAGAACCCCGATGGCATGGCTCAGGTGCTCGACACGCGCACGTCGAAGGGCGCGGCGAAGGCGGGCCTGGGTTGGCTGACACTGTCGACGCTGCCGCTGCACGCGGCGGTGTTCGACGGCTCCACGCAGTTGGGGACCACTCCGCTGCAGAAGTTCCCGCTTCCGGTGGGGACCTACCGCTTGCGCGTGGTGGACCCGGCCAGCTCCGAAGGCGCGAGCAAGCTGTTGTCCGCTCCCATCCGTCCGGGCGAAGTGACGAAGCTCCAGATTCGACTGGCCGACCTCCCGAACTACGCGGACTGA
- the glyQ gene encoding glycine--tRNA ligase subunit alpha encodes MYFQDLILTLQNHWANQGCIITQSYDTEVGAGTMAPYTFLRALGPEPWNVAYVQPSRRPADGRFGENPNRLFQHHQFQVILKPAPKNVQELYLESLRKIGVDPLAHDIRFVEDDWESPTLGAWGLGWEVWCDGQEITQFTYFQQCGGFDCKPVAAELTYGLERLCTYLQSVENVFDLEWVKGVKYREIFHPNEVEMSEYALHQSDPQMLFALFDAYEKECKRLIERKLPLPAYDYALKCSHTFNLLDARGAISVTERANFIKRVRDNARLCAEGYLQMRERLGYPLTKTPWTVGEQPPVLEGKPASDYWKTVQLNKPVEKKDKAEVARGA; translated from the coding sequence ATGTACTTCCAGGACCTGATCCTCACGCTCCAGAATCACTGGGCCAACCAGGGCTGCATCATCACCCAGTCGTACGACACTGAGGTGGGCGCAGGGACCATGGCGCCCTATACGTTCCTTCGCGCGCTCGGTCCCGAGCCCTGGAACGTCGCGTACGTGCAGCCGTCGCGTCGCCCCGCGGATGGTCGCTTCGGTGAGAACCCGAACCGTCTGTTCCAGCACCACCAGTTCCAGGTCATCCTCAAGCCGGCGCCGAAGAACGTCCAGGAGCTGTACCTGGAGTCGCTCCGGAAGATTGGCGTGGATCCGCTCGCGCACGACATCCGCTTCGTCGAGGACGACTGGGAGTCGCCGACCCTGGGCGCGTGGGGCCTGGGGTGGGAGGTGTGGTGTGACGGGCAGGAGATCACCCAGTTCACCTACTTCCAGCAGTGCGGTGGCTTTGACTGCAAGCCCGTCGCGGCGGAGCTCACCTACGGCCTGGAGCGCCTCTGCACCTATCTGCAGAGCGTGGAGAACGTCTTCGACCTCGAGTGGGTCAAGGGCGTGAAGTACCGGGAGATCTTCCATCCGAACGAAGTGGAGATGAGCGAGTACGCGCTCCACCAGTCGGATCCGCAGATGCTCTTTGCTCTGTTCGACGCGTACGAGAAGGAGTGCAAGCGCCTCATCGAGCGCAAGCTGCCGCTGCCGGCGTACGACTACGCGCTGAAGTGCTCGCACACGTTCAACCTGCTGGACGCGCGCGGCGCCATCTCCGTCACGGAGCGCGCCAACTTCATCAAGCGCGTGCGCGACAACGCGCGCCTGTGCGCGGAGGGCTACCTCCAGATGCGCGAGCGCCTGGGCTATCCGCTGACCAAGACGCCGTGGACCGTGGGCGAGCAGCCGCCGGTGCTCGAGGGCAAGCCCGCGAGCGACTACTGGAAGACGGTGCAGCTCAACAAGCCGGTGGAGAAGAAGGACAAGGCGGAGGTGGCCCGTGGCGCGTGA
- a CDS encoding glycine--tRNA ligase subunit beta, whose amino-acid sequence MARDLLLEVGAEEIPASFIVPALEDLKRVLTERMAEARLKHGEVRTLGTPRRLAVLVRDIADSGDDVVKEVLGPSAKAAFDAQGKATKAAEKFAESLKLDVSALGRTQTAKGEYVSARVEEKGRPAAAVLQDALHAAVHGVNFRKSMRWGDVDVAFARPVQWLIALLGGEVLPVVFGDVKSGRTTYGHRFLAPGAIEVAAPKDYEPALEKAHVIPDLAKRRALLVERVRAAAQSAGGAVLEDEGLMDQVTNLVELPNPVVGTFEARHLDLPPEVLVQEMKSHQRYFSLVDGQGKLLPKFIAVSNTPVRDPQLSLRGYERVLRSRLADGRFFFDEDRKTPLADRVEKLGRVVWQNQLGTYLDKVERFRSLAVWLAERSGKASEAATIERAATLSKADLVTGMVGEFPELQGVMGREYARVGGEPEAVAVAIFEHYLPRGAEDALPSQDGGAFVGIADRLDSLCGIFAIGKAPSGAADPFALRRACLAIIRIVLGRGYRFSLSGAVDEALRLLAPKIANVKRKPGEAPPREQVLEFFRGRLKALWGEQHRTDVVEAVLSAGFDDLVAAHKRVEALSLLVGRADFQPLAVAFKRVANIVEKQGKDVAEGQTNPQKFTDEPERNLHAAFTQARSKVGTLVGTDDFAGALREITSLKPAVDVFFDKVMVMAEDKDLRENRIRFLTEIGALFNQVADFSKIQAETPASAA is encoded by the coding sequence GTGGCGCGTGATCTTCTCCTGGAGGTGGGCGCCGAGGAGATTCCGGCGTCGTTCATCGTCCCCGCGCTGGAGGACCTGAAGCGCGTGCTCACCGAGCGGATGGCCGAGGCGCGCCTGAAGCACGGCGAGGTGCGCACCCTGGGAACGCCGCGCCGCCTGGCCGTGCTCGTGCGCGACATCGCTGACTCGGGCGACGACGTGGTGAAGGAGGTCCTCGGGCCCAGCGCCAAGGCCGCCTTCGATGCCCAGGGCAAGGCCACCAAGGCGGCGGAGAAGTTCGCCGAGAGCCTCAAGCTGGACGTGTCCGCGCTCGGGCGGACGCAGACCGCCAAGGGCGAGTACGTGTCCGCGCGAGTCGAGGAGAAGGGCCGCCCGGCCGCCGCGGTGCTCCAGGACGCGCTGCACGCGGCGGTGCACGGCGTGAACTTCCGCAAGTCCATGCGCTGGGGCGACGTGGACGTGGCCTTTGCTCGACCGGTGCAGTGGCTGATCGCGCTGTTGGGCGGGGAGGTGTTGCCGGTGGTGTTCGGCGACGTGAAGAGTGGCCGCACCACCTACGGTCACCGCTTCCTGGCCCCGGGCGCCATCGAGGTGGCGGCGCCGAAGGACTACGAGCCCGCGCTGGAGAAGGCGCACGTCATTCCGGATCTCGCCAAGCGCCGCGCGCTCCTCGTGGAGCGGGTGCGGGCCGCGGCGCAGTCCGCGGGCGGCGCGGTGCTAGAGGACGAGGGGCTGATGGATCAGGTCACCAACCTGGTCGAGCTGCCGAATCCGGTGGTGGGCACGTTCGAGGCGCGTCACCTCGACCTGCCGCCCGAGGTGCTGGTGCAGGAGATGAAGAGCCACCAGCGCTATTTCTCGCTGGTGGACGGGCAGGGGAAGCTGCTGCCCAAGTTCATCGCGGTGTCCAACACGCCCGTGCGCGACCCGCAGCTCAGCCTGCGCGGCTACGAGCGCGTGCTGCGCTCGCGCCTGGCGGACGGACGCTTCTTCTTCGACGAGGATCGCAAGACGCCGCTGGCCGACCGCGTGGAGAAGCTGGGCCGCGTGGTGTGGCAGAACCAGCTCGGCACCTACCTGGACAAGGTGGAGCGGTTTCGCTCGCTGGCCGTCTGGCTGGCGGAGCGCTCCGGCAAGGCGAGCGAGGCGGCCACCATCGAGCGCGCCGCCACGCTTTCCAAGGCGGACCTCGTCACGGGCATGGTGGGCGAGTTCCCCGAGCTGCAAGGCGTGATGGGCCGCGAGTACGCGCGCGTTGGGGGCGAGCCGGAGGCGGTGGCGGTCGCCATCTTCGAGCACTACCTGCCGCGTGGCGCCGAGGATGCGCTGCCGTCGCAGGACGGCGGGGCCTTTGTCGGCATCGCGGACCGGCTCGATTCGCTGTGCGGCATCTTCGCCATTGGCAAGGCGCCGTCGGGCGCGGCGGATCCGTTCGCGCTGCGTCGCGCCTGCCTGGCCATCATTCGCATCGTGCTGGGGCGGGGCTATCGCTTCAGCCTGTCGGGCGCGGTGGACGAGGCGCTGCGCTTGCTCGCGCCGAAGATCGCCAACGTGAAGCGAAAGCCGGGCGAGGCCCCGCCGCGCGAGCAGGTGCTGGAGTTCTTCCGCGGCCGCCTCAAGGCGCTGTGGGGGGAGCAGCACCGCACGGACGTGGTGGAGGCCGTGCTGTCCGCGGGGTTCGATGACCTGGTGGCGGCGCACAAGCGGGTGGAGGCGCTGAGCCTGCTCGTGGGGCGCGCGGACTTCCAGCCGCTCGCGGTGGCGTTCAAGCGCGTGGCGAACATCGTCGAGAAGCAGGGCAAGGACGTCGCGGAGGGGCAGACGAATCCGCAGAAGTTCACGGACGAGCCCGAGCGCAACCTGCACGCGGCCTTCACCCAGGCTCGCTCCAAGGTGGGCACCCTGGTGGGCACGGATGACTTCGCCGGCGCGCTGCGCGAGATCACCAGCCTGAAGCCCGCCGTGGATGTCTTCTTCGACAAGGTGATGGTGATGGCGGAGGACAAGGACCTCCGCGAGAACCGCATCCGGTTCCTCACGGAGATTGGCGCCCTGTTCAATCAGGTGGCCGACTTCTCGAAGATCCAGGCCGAGACGCCCGCGTCCGCGGCCTGA